Within the Thermoanaerobaculales bacterium genome, the region GCTCGCCGTAGCCCGTCTTGAGGGGGGTGATGCGCCCGGGGGGAAGGCTGGAGGGGTGAGCACGTCTGAGTTGTTTGCCGTCCCAGGAGGATTGCCAACCGGATTGCCAACAGTGGGGGAGGGGACTGCGGGTTGCTGGGGGGTGCTCGCGGGTGACGCGAGGAGACGGGTTTGACGCAAGCGGTTGTGGTTGAGCAACTTCGTCATCTGCTGTCGCCGCTGGTCACCCTGCGTCTCCGTGGTGAACCGGCCTTTCACGCCGACAACACGGGTTCAAATCCCGTTGGGGTCACCATTCCTTCCTCCTTGTTCGATACCTCGGACAAGTAGATGAATACGCTTGATGTTGTCGCGGTTCCAAAGGAATCGCCGTCGAAGCGCACTCCGTCCGGGAAAAGAACCTCCTGGAAACGTCGTTTCCGCATGTGATCCAGCTCGCCCCACAATGGGCGGGCGTTGAGGAGAGCGTGTCGTGCGAATTCAAGCGTGTTCTTCATGTCGAGGTGCTCGCCAGCAGGTTCGTTCAGTTCCATCTCAATCGATTGACGACGTTCGTCGAGCAGGCGTCGCTGCTCCTCATAGGTCTGCTGGTCGATGGTCCCTTGATAGAGGAATGCATCGACGAGACGGTTTTTCTTCGCGCTGAGGTCGTCCAGGGTTGCTTTCAGCTCGGTGCGGTGGCGCAGTTGATCTTGGCTGCGTCTATTCCACGTATCGAGGACGATCTCCATGAAGAGGCTCAAGTACTCGGGTTTCGGTTGAAGGTGATCGAGTAGCTCGACAAAAGCACCTTCGAGTGCCTGTTTCCGGGCATTCACGGCCCTGCAGCCGGGTTTCGGGCACCGATAGTAGGGGTACCTCTTGGTGCGCCCCTTCGACCAGCTCGCGGTCAGCGGAGTGCCGCATTTTGCGCACCTTACGAAGTGCCTGAGGGGGAAGTCTGGATTGAACCGCTCGCGGCTTGCGTACGTCAGCCGTTTCCTGTTGAGGACTCGCTGGACGGCGTCGAAGGTCTCTGTGCTTACCAGTGCGTTGAAGTCGCCGTTGACCCGCACCTGCCATTTGGAGGATTCGATGACGCCCGCGTACAGAGGATTGCGCAGCATCGAGCCCAAGCTCTGAGCCGTCAAGGGTCTCCCGTTTGACGTCCGAAGGCCGTGGGAGGTCACGATGTCTCGCACCTCGCTGATCGAGCGATAGCCCTCTTCCATCAGAGCGAAAGCCTCTCGCACCAACGGTGCGCGGTCAGGGTCCTCGATCATGCTGGGCATTCCGTACGCCCGTGGCGGCTTCAAGTATCCAAGAGGCGGTCGATGGGTCCAGCGGCCCTTTCCAAGAGCCGCTTTCATTCCTTCAGTAGTCCTTTCGGCCCGCACATCGTTGTCGAACTGAGCGATTGCCGCGAGAACGCCCTCCATGAGCTTGCCTGACGAGGAGTCGTCGATCGGTTCTGTAACAGATCGGAGTGTTATCCCGAGCTGTGACAGGTGGTGCCGGACGGCGTGGTGGTAGTGGTTATTCCTGGAAAATCG harbors:
- a CDS encoding recombinase family protein — protein: MQRAVIYCRVSTREQVENMSLSTQQKACREYCERYGIEVDRVFVEEGESAKSADRHELQNLLQYCRTKKNHIDYLVVYSVNRFSRNNHYHHAVRHHLSQLGITLRSVTEPIDDSSSGKLMEGVLAAIAQFDNDVRAERTTEGMKAALGKGRWTHRPPLGYLKPPRAYGMPSMIEDPDRAPLVREAFALMEEGYRSISEVRDIVTSHGLRTSNGRPLTAQSLGSMLRNPLYAGVIESSKWQVRVNGDFNALVSTETFDAVQRVLNRKRLTYASRERFNPDFPLRHFVRCAKCGTPLTASWSKGRTKRYPYYRCPKPGCRAVNARKQALEGAFVELLDHLQPKPEYLSLFMEIVLDTWNRRSQDQLRHRTELKATLDDLSAKKNRLVDAFLYQGTIDQQTYEEQRRLLDERRQSIEMELNEPAGEHLDMKNTLEFARHALLNARPLWGELDHMRKRRFQEVLFPDGVRFDGDSFGTATTSSVFIYLSEVSNKEEGMVTPTGFEPVLSA